The DNA window ATTCTGCTGGAGGGCGGGGAATTCAATCTGTGGTTCTTTGGCCGCTATGTGTCCGTGGCTTACCAGCGGGGAACGGCGCAGGAGTATTACAACCTCTCCCAGCAATCCTCCGCTTACGCTGCCGGCCAGCAGGATGTTCCCAACATCTTGTTGAGTGAGCCCTATCAGCTGCGTTTGATTCTGGTCAGAGCGCGCGAGTTCGAAGAGATGAAAGGGCTCAGCGCTCAGGTTAAGAGCGATATGGCGAGAATTCTGACTGATGGCATTGCCAGGGGGCTAAACCCGCGGGACGTAGCCAAAAACCTCAACGAGCAAACCGGCATTGAAACCCGACGCGCGAATCGCATTGCCAGGACTGAGATCACTACCGCACTGCGGCGCGCGCGGTGGGATGAAGCTCAGGATGCGCAAGACCGCTACGGCATCAAAACAAAGCTGCTTCACATCTCTGCGTTAAGCCCTACCACCC is part of the Serratia surfactantfaciens genome and encodes:
- a CDS encoding phage minor head protein yields the protein MTTKPKPPILPSNIKDPTGVDKLERGAMREFAKRMKLITKGYIDILNRIPSEPVVNERYTFRLDQGLLSMLLQNGEALVDEILLEGGEFNLWFFGRYVSVAYQRGTAQEYYNLSQQSSAYAAGQQDVPNILLSEPYQLRLILVRAREFEEMKGLSAQVKSDMARILTDGIARGLNPRDVAKNLNEQTGIETRRANRIARTEITTALRRARWDEAQDAQDRYGIKTKLLHISALSPTTRATHAARHAHLYTQDEVREWYTKNGNAINCKCSQLSVLVDDKGNPLTPSIIDKAKQTFNDIKERGYKWAEG